Within the Catalinimonas niigatensis genome, the region TGTGGTCTGTTTTTTACCCAGGATTTGCCCACATATGTCAGTACGAGCAAACTGCCCAGGCCCAACATGCATAGGAGATATGCTTTACGTTCTGGAGCTGCCAAACCACCCTCCTGAAAACCAATCTGAATGGTATAATAACCTTCCGGCTGTACCCTTCCCAGGCAGGGCACAATATCCCGGTGCTCGGCTCCCATCGCAAAGCCATAGACAATGGCATGGGAATGACATTCCATCACATTGACGATGTACTCCAGGGGCAAGTCATTTTCTGCCAGATTGGCCCGTACAATCTCTACCAGACTGTCCGGTACAAAAGAAAAAGCAGACTGAAACTCAAGCTGAAAAGTAGCCGGATTTATCCTTCTGACCGGCAGTACTCTTGAAGAAGAGTCACCGGCATGCAGCAGTAGCTTATGGCCTATCTTTCTGATCACCAGCGGCGCCCTTTTCTCCAGAAATTCGTTATGCTCATCCGTACCATACAGTACCACAGCTGAGAACAGAAGCGTGGACAATGAAAAAAGACCGGCAAAGAGCAGTATGGATTTCATAGCAGTCAAGAAAAAGGAGAAACATCAGACCCACAAGTATTTACATTCAATTTACACTTTTTTTACAGCCAATTTACGTTTCTCTGCCCTTTTGCCCACTAAGTTTGGGTTCAGGTTTCTAAAAATAAGTTTCATTGTCATCTTTCAATTTGTGTCAACTATGCATTACTTAAAAATTTCATTGACAGCTTTCCTGTTATTCCTAATGGGTTCTCATGACCCAAGTTTTACCGAGGGGTATTACGCTTCTGTATCTGATCATGGTAAAAAGTTTATAGCGTTAAAAGATGATCAACCTCAAAGGAATGTATCCGGCAAGGCTGCTGTAATTCCCTGTCACCCTCTTTTGTTGAACGGAAAAGCCTTTGATGATAAAAATTTTGACATTCACAGCCAGGGAATACTGACCCTGTTAGAAGGCAGTACCGACGCCTCAGAGTCCAAACTCATTCCCTTCAGGGTTTCTCGGAAGAGGAATGGAGTGCTGCTGGAAGAGCACGCAGGAGCTACTCTGGAAGGGGAATACGAAATTGACGTTTCCCTGCTGCTTGCCCATAGCTATCCTGGTGATCAACTGATCATCTATCCTATCAAAAAGGAGCACTGCCGAGCAAAAAGAGTCTTACGCATCACCAGCGAAAATTGTTAGTGCCGTTATTTTGCTTTACGTCACAAAATATAGCAAATCAGATTTAAACCATAACGTCTTCATTCACTCCGCAGGCTCTTTACCGGATTGGCGGTGGCGGCTTTCATGGACTGGTAGCCCACCGTGAGCAGCGTAATGGCCATAGAGAACACAATAGCCAGCACAAAGACCAGCGGACTGATGTCGGTACGGTAAGCAAAATCTTCCAGCCAGCGATGCATCAGCAGGTAAGCACAAGGTGTAGCGATGACAAAAGCAATCAACACCAGCTTGACGTAATCCTGGGAAAACAGCAACAGTATACTGCCTACCGAAGCGCCCATCACTTTGCGTACACCCACTTCTTTGGTACGTAGCTCTGCGGTATAAGCGGCCAGCCCAAACAGCCCCAGGCAGGAGATGAAGATGGCAATGAAGGCAAAATAATTGAAAAGCTTACCGGTGCGGGCTTCCGCTTTATACATCGCATCAAAACTTTCGTCCAGAAAACTGTACTCAAAAGGATAGGCAGGGTTCAGCTCCTTCCAGCTGGCTTCCGCTACTGCAAGGGCTTCCGGAATTGCCTGATTGTCAACTTTGATGTACAGGCTGCTGCGCCAGTTGGGAGAAACAAAAAGGACCAGTGGTGCAATGGTTTTGTGTACCGACTGAAAGTTAAAATCTTCCGTCACACCTATGATGGTGCCCTTTACCCCATGCAGGCTGAAGGCGCTGCCTACCGGATTCTCCAGCCCCATCTGCTTCACAGCTTCTTCGTTGACGATGAAAGCACTGCTGTCCGTACTACGCTCCCGGGAGAAAGCCCTGCCTTCCACCATCTGGATATTAAAAGTCTTGATAAAGTCCAGATCTACCGAAAGCTGATTGAGCAATACCTCCTGCTCTGCCGTTTTGCCTTCCCAGTCGGCCCCGGAGGTAGTACTGGATATGTCATTGAGGTTCTGGCTGGCGGAGGTAAGCTGGGTGATTCCCGGTTGGTCCAGTAGGGTATTCCTATAAGCCTCCTGGTTTTTATAAATCTCTCCTGCCATAGGCACCACCAGTATGTTGTCTTTTTCGTAACCCAGCTTTTTATTTCTGATGTACGTCAGCTGATCGTCAATCACCAATGTACCTACAATCAGGATGATGGAGAGCGCAAACTGGAGTACGACCAATCCTTTGCGCAGCACAATCCCTCCTTTTCCTGCCTTGAAAGTTCCCTTCAGTACTTTGGCTGGATGAAAAGAAGAAAGGAAGAGGGCAGGATAAAGACCGGCGCTCAGTCCGGTAAGCAAGGTGATGAGCAGCAAAACGCCCATGATTTTTCCATCCAGCAGGTTAAGGCTGATCTGCTTTTGCGCCAGCCCGTTGTACGCGGGCAACACCAGCTCTACGATCAATGCAGCCAGCACTACTGCAATCAGGGTAAAGAGAATAGCCTCACCCAGAAACTGAGCTACCAGCTGATATCTTACTGCCCCCACCGTTTTCCTCAGACCAATTTCCTTGGAGCGTTTGACCGAACGGGCCGTCGCCAGGTTCATGAAGTTGATACAGGCAATGATGATGATAAAGAAGGCAATGGCTGAAAAAATATACACATACTGTATGTCGCCATTTCCGCTGATATCGTTTCCAAAATTGGAATACAGATGGATATCCAGCAGAGGTTGTAGTTCAACATTGCTCACCACCGTGGCCCCTTCAAAACGCTGATTGATGGCTGCTGTAATTTTCTCTTCCATTGCTTTTCCGGAAGTCTGCGCTTCCAACTGTACATAAGTATAATAGTTGAAGTCGTTCCAGTTGTCTTCTCCTATATTGCGTTTCTGGGCAAAGTAGTGGAAAGGGATAAAGTAATTGAAGTGGAGATGGGAGTTTTCGGGCATATCTTCAAACACTGCCGTGACCATCAGTTCGTCGGCATTGTCAAAGCGGATGGTTTTGCCCACTGCCTGCTCATCGCCAAAGTATTTTTGTGCCAAGGACTGGGAGAGGACCAGGGAATGAGGCTCGGTAAGCGCGGAAGCCGGGTTACCTTCCACAAAGTGATAGGTAAACATCTCCAGCGTAGCCTGATCGGTATAGGCGCCCTGGCTTTCACGGGAAGGTTCATCCTGATAGCTAAACAATGCGTTGCTGATCATGGCAAAGCGCGTCACCTGCTGCGCTTCGGGAAATCCGCTCTTGATAAAGTCTGCAAAAGGAGCAGGTGTAGTGGTATAAGCGACTTGTTGCCCGCCCACCTCCCAGTGGACGATGGTACGGTAAATATCTTTGGCATTGGTATTATGACGGTCGTAGCTCCATTCATCAGCTACCCACAACAGGATCAGCAGAGCTGTGGCGATACCGATGGCCAAACCGCCAATATTGATCAGGGAATACACCTTGTTATTCACCAGATTCCGGAGTGCAACTTTGAAGTAATTTCTGAACATAGCAGCCTTTAATCAAAAATTTGGAAGACAAAGTAAACAATATTGCTGAATATGATTAAAAAAACATGCCATCCTTAAAAACAGTTTTTTGGACTTTCCAGGAAGGTATTTACAGTGCAACACTGATCGTTATCGGACAATAATGTTCGTTTTAGGACATCCTCTTTGAGGAGTGTAAGTTGCCGCCAGACATAGTGGCTATGCTATGCTTGTTGTTAAGGAATCGGATAGAACATATCCTCTTTCCACCCCAGGGGATTGTCTCGGATATACTGGCGTATATGCTCCCATGCCCGGCTGTCGCGAACATGAAAACGGTCTTGCCAGAAAAAAAATATTCCTCTTTTCTGCGAGGGGTAGGATACTTTGCCTTTATACCAGCGCATCATTTTCAATGGTATCCTGCGGTAATTCCATAGGATTTTTGCCGTCACGCCCACCATCTTTGATAGGAGCAAAAGAGATGACTTCTATTCCTAAAATATTCTGACAAATTATATGGATTAAAGCTTCAAACTTCTCATCAGACAAAAGTTCTAAACGATAATCCATTGATTTGGGGCTTTTTATGCCACAATATACCTTTAACCCCTTTGCAGCAAAAAGACAATATAAGCGATGTAGAATAGCAGAAACACCACACCGCTGATCCGGCCTACTGCCCGCTTTCTTTCCAGGCTTACCGACAGGATCAGCAAGGTGCTGGCAAAGATGATCATCAGAATATCAAAGTTGCTTAAAGTGTTGAAAGGCAAAGGATGGATGACTGCACTGATTCCCAGAATCCATAGGATATTAAATATATTAGAACCCACCGCATTCCCTACAGCAATGTCTGTATTACGACGTTTGGCAGCCACTGCTGAAGTCACTAGTTCTGGCAAAGAAGTACCAATGGCCACTACCGTAAGGCCTACAAAACTCTCACTCATCCCCAATTGGGTAGCCACATATACGGCTCCGTCTACCGTCCATTTACCTCCCAGAAAAAGGGCAACTACGCCCAGCAGTACCAGGCCGCTCGCCTTCAGCATAGGTTTCTCCTCGTAGCTTTCTACATGTTCTTCTTCGCCTCCCTCGCGGGATACTTTAAAGACATAGAGCATGAAAAGCACAAAGAAAAAGAGGAGTATTCCTCCGTCTATCCGGCTGATGCTCAGCCCCTGAGGCTTATCAAAAAGTGCGGCATTGGCGAGAAAACCTACCAGCAAAGCTGCCATGAGTGAGAAAGGGATTTCTGACATGACCGTACCTCTTTGCAAAGGAAGTGGAAAAATGAGTGCTGCCACGCCTAGTATTAACAGTATATTGGCGATGTTGCTGCCAAAAACATTCCCCACCGCAATCTCGGCATTACCATTGAGGCTGGCAATAATATTCACCACCAGTTCAGGCATAGAAGTACCAAAGGATACTACCGTAAGACCAATGATAATATCGGGTACTTTGTATTTCTTAGCAATAGAAGAAGAGCCGTCCACCAACCAGTCTGCCCCTTTGATCAATAATACAAGTCCTATTGCAAACAATATATAAGTCAACATAAACTATTGGTATTAATCCACAATATTACAAAAGAAGAAGAGAAATTGATACAAATGCATTTGACCCCGGGCGATTAAATATTTTCTTCAGCAACCTAAAGGAAGTTGTAATGTAATTACTCAAAAAACAACTTTACTTCTGATGAACAATTGTCAGGCTTCTTAAGAAAGTACCAAAAGTCTGACTAACTGCTTAGAGGGAGGAATGCCGGAGTCATGCCGGAGAAAAGACGAAGGGAGGACGAAGAGCAATTCCTGGATAAATATAAGAACTGTATAACTATCTTCCTGAAAAAGCTTTGCCCAAACGCAGGTATTTGCCTGTAATATTTTTCACAGCATTTAAATTTTCACTAAATTGGTAAGTGATGCACTGCGAGTTGCTAAAAGCAACCCGCTTTTTACTTTTATATTGCCAATCCATTAATACTTAACCTATGCCTGGCTTTTCTGCTATACGCTGGAAAACAAAATATCTGATTCTCCCGGCAGTTGTGTTGTTACTGCTTTCCACCTATCTGGTATGGGAGAAAGGCATATTTGTCGATGACAAAATTGACTTCAATGCTGAAATCAGGCCGATCCTCAACAAAAAATGCATCACCTGCCACGGAGGCGTGAAGCGCTCCGGCGAGTTTAGCCTGCTCTTTCGCTCCGATGCCCTGGGCATCAATGAATCGGGCAAGCGGGCTATTGTGCCCGGCAGCGTAGAAGAGAGTGAGATGATTCGCCGCATCACGCACCATGATCCCGAAGAAAGGATGCCTCCCGAAGGAGATGCCCTGCCTCAGGAAGAAATTGAATTGCTTACCCGTTGGATTGAGCAGGGAGCCTATTGGGAAGATCACTGGGCGTATATAAAACCGGAACCTGTTGAACCTCCTGCTTTACAGTCTGATTGGATACAAAATGAGATAGATAAGTTTGTGCTCCAACGCCTGCAAGAAGAAGAATTACAGCCTTCTTCCCGTGCGGATAAAGCAACTTTGTTGAGGCGTGTGAGTCTTGATCTTAGCGGACTTCCGCCAACACCTACCGAATTGGAGGCCTTTCTGGCCGACTCCAGCGCTCAGGCTTATGAAAAGGTAGTAGATCGTCTGCTGGCTTCGCCCCGCTATGGAGAACGATGGACCGCCATGTGGATGGACCTGGCCCGCTATGCTGACTCCAAAGGTTATGAGAAAGATGGACATCGTAATATCTGGAAATACCGCGACTGGGTGATCAGGTCTTTTAATGAAGATAAGCCTTTTGATCAGTTCACTATAGAGCAACTGGCGGGAGATCTGTTGCCTAATCCCACTGATGAGCAACTGATTGCCACAGCTTTTCATCGGAATACGATGAACAATGATGAGGGAGGTACAGATGATGAAGAGTTCCGCGTAGCTTCTGTCATAGACCGGGTCAATACTACCTGGGATGTATGGCAGGCTACCACCATCGCCTGTGTGCAATGCCACAGCCATCCCTACGATCCTATTCGGCACGAAGAATATTATCAGTTTTATGCCTTTCTCAACAACACGGCTGACGCGGATGTACCCAGCGAGTCGCCTACGTTAAAGCAATTCAAGAATGAGGAAGATGGGCAAAAGCTGGAAGAGGTCAAAAACTGGGTCATCAAACACACCGCTTCTGCTGACGAAAAGCTGAAACGAGGCCAGGATATTGTCAAACTGGTGAAATTTACCGAACCCAAAATACATCCCCACTATTTTGATCAGATTGAAAAAGGTACTCTACAGGATGGGAAGTTTCTGCAAGTAGATCACGGAGGTCATGCCCGCATCAGGAATTTCTCTCTGGATGGAAAAGACCAGATACTCATCAGTTATCTGGCAGAAAAGACTTCCGGTAGGGTAGAATTCAGACAAGACAGCCCTGAAGGTGAATTGCTGGCTGAGTGGAAAATTGAGAAAGCAGAAGGAGGCTGGGGCAATTTTAGAAGAATAGCGCTTCCGCTAAAACCCGGCACCGGCCGCCATGATATCTATATGGTTTTTAAAGATCCTGGCAGGAAAGGCCCCCTTTGCACGATTGAATGGACATTATTTCATCAGTCTTTACCTGGTGAAGAACAAGCCCAGTATCCTAAAGTGCAGCGCACTTTTTTGAGCCTGCTCAATACCAGAGAGGTAGAAGAAACGCCAGTCATGATAGAACGTCCGGAAGATTTCCGTCGTAAAACCCATGTCTTTGTGAGGGGTAACTGGTTGGTAGATGGGGAAGAAGTAGCGCCTGATGTACCCAAAGCCTGGCCTGCTTTACCGGAAGGTGCCCCTAAAAATCGCCTGAGTATGGCGCAGTGGATGGTGAGCACAGAGAATCCTCTCACTGCGCGAGTAACTGTTAACCGCTTATGGGCGCAGTTGTTTGGCACAGGTATCGTAGAAACAGTAGAAGATTTTGGTACTCAGGGAGCTAAGCCCAGCCATCCTGAACTGCTGGACTGGCTGGCCATACAGTTTATGCACGAGCATCAATGGAGCATCAAAAAGCTGCTGAAGCAGATGGTCATGTCTGCTACCTATCAACAGTCTTCCAAAGTAAGCCGGGAACAGCAGGAACGTGATCCCGCCAATCAATGGCTAGCCAGAGGACCAAGAGTACGACTCAACGCGGAGCAAATCCGGGATCAGACCCTGGCAGTAAGTGGGCTGTTAAGCGATAAAATGTATGGTCCCAGTGTGATGCCTCCTCAACCTGAAGGCATATGGCAGGTCGTCTATAGTGGACAAACATGGGAAACCAGTGAAGGAGAGGATCAATACCGGCGGGGCCTCTACACCTACTGGCGGCGCACCAGCCCTTATCCTTCCATGATCACTTTTGACAGTCCCAGCCGGGAGTTCTGTATGAACCGCCGTATCCCTACCAATACACCCTTACAGGCTTTAGTTACCCTCAATGATCCTGTCTACATGGAAG harbors:
- a CDS encoding DUF1553 domain-containing protein, encoding MPGFSAIRWKTKYLILPAVVLLLLSTYLVWEKGIFVDDKIDFNAEIRPILNKKCITCHGGVKRSGEFSLLFRSDALGINESGKRAIVPGSVEESEMIRRITHHDPEERMPPEGDALPQEEIELLTRWIEQGAYWEDHWAYIKPEPVEPPALQSDWIQNEIDKFVLQRLQEEELQPSSRADKATLLRRVSLDLSGLPPTPTELEAFLADSSAQAYEKVVDRLLASPRYGERWTAMWMDLARYADSKGYEKDGHRNIWKYRDWVIRSFNEDKPFDQFTIEQLAGDLLPNPTDEQLIATAFHRNTMNNDEGGTDDEEFRVASVIDRVNTTWDVWQATTIACVQCHSHPYDPIRHEEYYQFYAFLNNTADADVPSESPTLKQFKNEEDGQKLEEVKNWVIKHTASADEKLKRGQDIVKLVKFTEPKIHPHYFDQIEKGTLQDGKFLQVDHGGHARIRNFSLDGKDQILISYLAEKTSGRVEFRQDSPEGELLAEWKIEKAEGGWGNFRRIALPLKPGTGRHDIYMVFKDPGRKGPLCTIEWTLFHQSLPGEEQAQYPKVQRTFLSLLNTREVEETPVMIERPEDFRRKTHVFVRGNWLVDGEEVAPDVPKAWPALPEGAPKNRLSMAQWMVSTENPLTARVTVNRLWAQLFGTGIVETVEDFGTQGAKPSHPELLDWLAIQFMHEHQWSIKKLLKQMVMSATYQQSSKVSREQQERDPANQWLARGPRVRLNAEQIRDQTLAVSGLLSDKMYGPSVMPPQPEGIWQVVYSGQTWETSEGEDQYRRGLYTYWRRTSPYPSMITFDSPSREFCMNRRIPTNTPLQALVTLNDPVYMEAARSLAQRMLLEGGESTEERIETAYKIAMLKPIADEKKDALLNLYDEALTYYQQNPEEALKMVGKKENQALAALTVVANAIMNLDEFVTKG
- a CDS encoding ABC transporter permease, translated to MFRNYFKVALRNLVNNKVYSLINIGGLAIGIATALLILLWVADEWSYDRHNTNAKDIYRTIVHWEVGGQQVAYTTTPAPFADFIKSGFPEAQQVTRFAMISNALFSYQDEPSRESQGAYTDQATLEMFTYHFVEGNPASALTEPHSLVLSQSLAQKYFGDEQAVGKTIRFDNADELMVTAVFEDMPENSHLHFNYFIPFHYFAQKRNIGEDNWNDFNYYTYVQLEAQTSGKAMEEKITAAINQRFEGATVVSNVELQPLLDIHLYSNFGNDISGNGDIQYVYIFSAIAFFIIIIACINFMNLATARSVKRSKEIGLRKTVGAVRYQLVAQFLGEAILFTLIAVVLAALIVELVLPAYNGLAQKQISLNLLDGKIMGVLLLITLLTGLSAGLYPALFLSSFHPAKVLKGTFKAGKGGIVLRKGLVVLQFALSIILIVGTLVIDDQLTYIRNKKLGYEKDNILVVPMAGEIYKNQEAYRNTLLDQPGITQLTSASQNLNDISSTTSGADWEGKTAEQEVLLNQLSVDLDFIKTFNIQMVEGRAFSRERSTDSSAFIVNEEAVKQMGLENPVGSAFSLHGVKGTIIGVTEDFNFQSVHKTIAPLVLFVSPNWRSSLYIKVDNQAIPEALAVAEASWKELNPAYPFEYSFLDESFDAMYKAEARTGKLFNYFAFIAIFISCLGLFGLAAYTAELRTKEVGVRKVMGASVGSILLLFSQDYVKLVLIAFVIATPCAYLLMHRWLEDFAYRTDISPLVFVLAIVFSMAITLLTVGYQSMKAATANPVKSLRSE
- a CDS encoding calcium/sodium antiporter is translated as MLTYILFAIGLVLLIKGADWLVDGSSSIAKKYKVPDIIIGLTVVSFGTSMPELVVNIIASLNGNAEIAVGNVFGSNIANILLILGVAALIFPLPLQRGTVMSEIPFSLMAALLVGFLANAALFDKPQGLSISRIDGGILLFFFVLFMLYVFKVSREGGEEEHVESYEEKPMLKASGLVLLGVVALFLGGKWTVDGAVYVATQLGMSESFVGLTVVAIGTSLPELVTSAVAAKRRNTDIAVGNAVGSNIFNILWILGISAVIHPLPFNTLSNFDILMIIFASTLLILSVSLERKRAVGRISGVVFLLFYIAYIVFLLQRG
- a CDS encoding helix-turn-helix domain-containing protein, encoding MKSILLFAGLFSLSTLLFSAVVLYGTDEHNEFLEKRAPLVIRKIGHKLLLHAGDSSSRVLPVRRINPATFQLEFQSAFSFVPDSLVEIVRANLAENDLPLEYIVNVMECHSHAIVYGFAMGAEHRDIVPCLGRVQPEGYYTIQIGFQEGGLAAPERKAYLLCMLGLGSLLVLTYVGKSWVKNRPQQSAFEDSITIGSYAFDQNKGILKNKVEIIQLSGKESQLLRIFASRQNQLIERDRLLKEVWEDEGVFTGRSLDVFVSRLRKKLQNDPAVRLINVHSRGYKLEVDV